The proteins below are encoded in one region of Syntrophotalea carbinolica DSM 2380:
- a CDS encoding MBL fold metallo-hydrolase → MQLTFHGTLSSIANGNTRHARQSLLEIAYGGRRLLIDCGRDWLGGLPIIDPVALLLTHAHDDHSGGLACGAPCPVYAAASTWEKIADFPLHQKVCVPLQQPFYIAGIRIEAFALQHSPRAPAVGYRIQAGRSVVFYCPDVARIPSQRQALQGVQLYIGDGAAYRQSLLRVEDGRLCGHAPLSAQLQWCAEAKIPRMLATHCGAEIIANENQITRQLQTRAHRLGIQAGIAHDGMLLKLP, encoded by the coding sequence ATGCAGCTGACCTTTCACGGCACCCTCAGCTCCATCGCCAACGGCAATACCCGACATGCCCGCCAGAGTTTGCTGGAAATCGCCTACGGTGGCCGCCGCCTGCTCATCGACTGCGGACGGGATTGGCTGGGAGGTCTGCCGATTATCGACCCTGTGGCCCTGTTGTTGACCCATGCCCATGACGACCATAGTGGCGGACTGGCTTGCGGGGCTCCCTGCCCGGTCTATGCCGCGGCTTCCACCTGGGAAAAAATCGCCGACTTTCCGCTACACCAAAAGGTGTGTGTCCCCCTGCAGCAACCCTTTTATATCGCTGGTATCCGCATCGAAGCCTTCGCCCTGCAACACTCCCCCCGTGCGCCAGCCGTCGGCTACCGCATCCAGGCGGGGCGCAGCGTCGTATTTTACTGTCCCGATGTCGCGCGCATTCCTTCACAACGTCAGGCACTGCAAGGTGTGCAGCTCTATATTGGCGACGGCGCCGCGTATCGGCAATCCCTGCTGCGGGTTGAAGATGGCAGGCTATGTGGACATGCGCCGCTATCGGCTCAACTGCAGTGGTGTGCCGAAGCTAAAATCCCGCGCATGCTGGCCACTCACTGCGGTGCAGAGATCATCGCCAACGAAAACCAGATAACACGCCAGCTGCAAACCCGGGCACACAGGCTCGGCATCCAGGCTGGTATCGCCCACGACGGTATGCTCTTGAAGTTGCCCTGA
- a CDS encoding sigma-54-dependent transcriptional regulator, protein MEHPTNILIVDADQTLAKALEQMLSDQGHHVEKLCTGKAAFESLARKTPELVILDLQLPDTDGWHVFEQVSDLGDACPVVVVTGRELSEQAVTTLLNGPGDYLRKPISAEELAAVVQRTLENIRLRKELACLRSQKGGCYDQPSIVACSREMGQVLEMVDKIASSDAATVFIQGESGTGKELVARAIHYQSARASQPFMAINCAAVPQTLLESELMGHEKGAFTDAKNVKKGLFELADGGTVFLDEIGDMDPAMQAKLLRVLEERTFRRVGGTRDIKVDVRIVSATNRDLHKAMEDKSFRPDLYYRIGVIPVQIPPLRERRDDILPLAEFFIRQFNREFNKKVRGISRMAQKILLEYSWPGNIRELRNVIERSVILECEEQLLVENLPRELVAQSVGDNIGPLNFQLPPEGVDIEDIERELIRQALEMAQGNQTQAAKLLRLGIDAFRYRMKKFGFM, encoded by the coding sequence TTGGAACATCCTACAAACATCCTGATTGTAGATGCTGATCAGACTCTGGCAAAGGCCTTGGAGCAGATGCTCAGTGACCAGGGGCATCATGTCGAAAAGCTCTGTACCGGCAAAGCGGCTTTCGAAAGCCTGGCCCGAAAAACGCCGGAGTTGGTGATCCTCGATCTGCAGTTGCCCGATACGGATGGCTGGCATGTTTTCGAGCAGGTCAGCGACCTCGGTGATGCTTGTCCGGTGGTGGTGGTTACTGGCAGGGAGCTATCCGAACAGGCCGTGACCACCTTGCTCAACGGCCCCGGCGATTATCTGCGTAAACCGATATCCGCCGAGGAACTGGCGGCCGTGGTGCAGCGTACGCTGGAGAACATTCGCTTGCGCAAGGAATTGGCCTGTCTGCGCAGTCAGAAGGGCGGGTGTTACGATCAGCCTTCCATTGTCGCCTGCAGCCGGGAAATGGGGCAGGTGCTGGAAATGGTGGACAAGATCGCCAGTAGCGATGCCGCCACGGTTTTTATCCAGGGAGAAAGCGGAACCGGCAAGGAACTGGTGGCCCGTGCCATCCATTATCAGAGTGCCCGGGCTTCTCAGCCGTTTATGGCCATCAACTGTGCCGCCGTGCCCCAGACGTTGCTCGAAAGTGAACTGATGGGGCATGAGAAGGGGGCCTTTACCGACGCCAAGAATGTGAAAAAGGGCCTGTTTGAGCTGGCCGACGGCGGCACCGTGTTCCTCGATGAAATTGGCGATATGGACCCGGCCATGCAGGCCAAGTTGCTGCGTGTGCTTGAAGAACGCACCTTCCGGCGGGTAGGCGGCACACGGGATATTAAGGTGGATGTGCGCATCGTTTCGGCCACCAACCGGGATTTGCACAAAGCCATGGAAGACAAATCCTTCCGCCCCGATCTGTACTACCGTATCGGTGTTATCCCCGTGCAGATTCCGCCGCTGCGCGAGCGGCGTGACGATATATTGCCTCTGGCCGAGTTCTTTATTCGTCAGTTCAACCGGGAATTCAATAAAAAGGTGCGCGGGATTTCCCGCATGGCCCAGAAGATTCTGCTGGAATACTCCTGGCCCGGCAATATCCGCGAGTTGCGAAATGTCATCGAGCGCTCTGTGATTCTCGAGTGCGAGGAGCAGTTGCTGGTGGAAAACCTGCCTCGTGAGCTGGTGGCGCAATCGGTGGGCGACAACATCGGACCTCTCAATTTCCAGCTTCCGCCCGAGGGCGTCGATATCGAGGATATCGAACGGGAACTGATTCGCCAGGCGCTTGAAATGGCCCAGGGTAATCAGACCCAGGCTGCCAAGCTGCTGCGCCTGGGGATCGATGCTTTTCGCTATCGCATGAAAAAATTCGGGTTTATGTAA
- a CDS encoding transketolase family protein → MIATRDAYGQALLELGRQNPKIVALDADLSGSTKTAQFGKEFPERFFNAGIAEANMVGMAAGMAAGGLIPFASTFAVFAAGRAFEQIRQSLAYPRMNVKVVATHGGITVGEDGGSHQSIEDLAIMRSLPNMTVLCPADGPETAAAIRAAAAFDGPVYIRLGRGKVPVVFPQDCAFEIGRGVTLREGKDVTFIGTGLMTAMALEAAQALADKGIEARVLHMGSIKPLDTELVLNAARETGAIVTAEEHSVIGGLGGAVCEALAEGCPVPVERVGMRDVFGQSGPAGKLLEHYGLTADKLVESAERVLTRKIR, encoded by the coding sequence ATGATTGCAACCAGAGATGCATATGGTCAGGCCCTGTTGGAGCTTGGTCGTCAGAACCCTAAAATCGTTGCCCTGGACGCCGACCTGTCCGGATCGACCAAAACAGCTCAGTTCGGCAAGGAATTCCCGGAGCGGTTTTTCAACGCCGGCATCGCCGAAGCCAATATGGTCGGCATGGCTGCCGGTATGGCTGCCGGAGGATTGATCCCCTTTGCGTCGACCTTCGCGGTATTTGCCGCCGGACGGGCTTTTGAGCAGATTCGCCAGTCGCTGGCTTATCCGCGCATGAATGTCAAGGTCGTCGCCACCCACGGCGGCATCACTGTCGGCGAAGATGGCGGTTCCCATCAGTCGATAGAGGATCTCGCCATTATGCGATCCCTTCCCAACATGACCGTACTGTGCCCGGCCGATGGCCCCGAAACGGCCGCCGCCATTCGCGCAGCCGCGGCGTTTGACGGACCGGTTTACATTCGCCTGGGGCGCGGCAAGGTGCCGGTTGTTTTTCCTCAGGACTGTGCCTTTGAAATTGGCCGCGGCGTGACCCTCAGGGAAGGCAAGGATGTTACTTTTATCGGCACCGGTCTGATGACCGCCATGGCGTTGGAAGCGGCGCAGGCCCTGGCCGACAAAGGTATCGAGGCGCGGGTCCTGCACATGGGCAGCATCAAGCCCCTCGATACGGAACTGGTACTTAACGCTGCCCGGGAAACCGGAGCCATCGTTACCGCCGAAGAACATTCGGTGATCGGCGGGCTCGGCGGCGCGGTGTGTGAGGCTTTGGCCGAAGGTTGTCCGGTACCCGTCGAGAGAGTCGGCATGCGTGATGTTTTCGGTCAGTCCGGTCCTGCCGGCAAACTGCTGGAACACTACGGGTTGACCGCCGACAAATTGGTGGAGTCCGCCGAACGTGTGCTGACGCGTAAAATCCGCTGA
- a CDS encoding transketolase, producing MLSEQAVQKLEQTARELRVDILKMLHQSQSGHTGGSLSAIDIMTVLFFQQMKHDASRPDWAERDRFVLSKGHAAPALYACLARAGYFPKEDLATLRQLGSHLQGHPDMRKTPGVEVCTGSLGQGLSQAVGLAMANKVAGRDTRVYALLGDGELQEGQIWEATMSAAHYGLSNLCIVVDCNGLQIDGFTEDVMNVGPVAAKFAAFNMHVIEADGHDVASLGQAFAAAEVSDRPTVIVAKTVKGKGVSIFENKAKYHGVAPSDEELQVALQVLGA from the coding sequence ATGTTGAGCGAACAAGCCGTTCAAAAGCTCGAGCAGACTGCTCGGGAGTTGCGGGTGGACATTCTGAAAATGCTCCACCAGTCCCAATCCGGCCATACCGGGGGCAGCCTGTCGGCCATCGATATCATGACCGTTCTCTTTTTTCAGCAGATGAAACACGATGCCTCCCGTCCCGACTGGGCGGAACGCGACCGTTTCGTTTTGTCCAAAGGGCATGCGGCGCCGGCGCTCTATGCCTGCCTGGCGCGGGCCGGTTATTTCCCTAAGGAAGATCTCGCCACTTTGCGGCAGCTCGGTAGCCATCTTCAGGGGCATCCGGATATGCGAAAAACCCCCGGTGTCGAAGTCTGTACCGGTTCTCTGGGCCAGGGCCTTTCCCAGGCGGTAGGGCTGGCCATGGCCAACAAGGTCGCCGGGCGCGATACGCGTGTCTATGCCCTGCTTGGTGACGGTGAATTGCAGGAAGGGCAGATCTGGGAGGCCACCATGAGCGCCGCCCATTACGGACTGTCCAATCTGTGCATTGTGGTCGATTGCAACGGTCTGCAGATCGACGGCTTTACCGAAGATGTCATGAACGTCGGACCTGTTGCGGCCAAATTTGCTGCCTTCAACATGCATGTCATTGAAGCGGACGGGCACGATGTCGCTTCCCTGGGCCAGGCCTTTGCCGCTGCCGAGGTGTCTGACCGCCCGACCGTCATCGTCGCCAAGACCGTTAAAGGAAAAGGCGTATCGATTTTTGAAAATAAAGCCAAATATCATGGCGTTGCCCCGAGTGACGAGGAGCTGCAGGTGGCTCTTCAGGTGCTGGGCGCGTAG
- a CDS encoding homocysteine S-methyltransferase family protein → MADFIAAIKQRVLVLDGAMGTMLQERGLKAGGCPEEMNLTAPDVVEAVHREYADAGADIIVTNSFGGSRPKLAHYGLEDKVHEINARAVVLARNAAGPDRFVAASIGPTGRFLRPVGDADFDDMVEVFGEQVRAFAEAGADLITMETFLDIAELRAAVIACRRYSDLPIMALMTFENEGRSVLGTSPEAAAVTLEALGVTVIGTNCGLGVEGIYEMLARMRSVCSTPLIAQPNAGLPQLIDGQTVFNATPQDMVVYHQQLLDIGVRVIGGCCGTTPAHIRAMREALQGTEQDWTPPARRCLLSSRTGVVEIGGPAACAIIGERINPTGRKAYAQELREAKTAYIRREAQAQVAAGAHLLDVNCGAPGVDEPAALERAVLAVEGVAQVPLVLDSSDPAALERALKVADGKVLINSVSGEEKSLKGILPLAKKYGAAVIALALDGSGIPETAEERLAVARRIRDAALEAGLAPEDIVVDCLTLTVSAEQKRAMETIRTLRLVRDELGLPTALGVSNISFGLPCRPVLSSVFFAMALDAGLSAAIINPRDERMMDAYLAAMVLLGKDVRAESYIAAYADVSAAPAAAAPQDAPTGIRDRLAAAVIEGDKDGVVALVEQALTEGLDTATISNEGLLPGLEEVGRRFGENRVFLPQVMQSAETMQTAFGRLKQEMQGASVASLGRILMATVEGDIHDIGKNIVCTLLENHGFEVIDLGKNVSADRIVEQAVELKVDAVGLSALMTTTIEQMRVTVDRLRAAGVKVFTMVGGAVVTQEYADEIGADMYAADALEAVAKAKKLLAAEH, encoded by the coding sequence ATGGCCGATTTCATCGCCGCAATCAAGCAGCGCGTACTGGTGCTGGATGGTGCCATGGGCACAATGCTTCAGGAACGCGGCCTCAAAGCCGGCGGCTGCCCGGAAGAAATGAACCTTACCGCCCCTGATGTGGTGGAAGCGGTGCACCGGGAGTATGCCGATGCCGGTGCGGATATTATCGTCACCAACAGTTTCGGTGGCAGTCGCCCCAAACTCGCCCATTACGGCCTGGAAGACAAGGTCCATGAAATCAACGCCCGTGCCGTTGTCCTGGCGCGCAATGCCGCCGGTCCGGATCGCTTTGTGGCGGCTTCCATCGGACCGACGGGGCGGTTTCTGCGACCCGTTGGCGATGCCGATTTCGATGATATGGTGGAAGTTTTCGGTGAGCAGGTACGGGCCTTTGCCGAGGCTGGCGCCGACTTGATCACCATGGAAACCTTTCTGGATATCGCCGAACTGCGGGCGGCGGTGATTGCCTGTCGCCGATATTCCGATCTGCCGATCATGGCCCTGATGACCTTTGAAAACGAAGGGCGCAGTGTTCTGGGTACTTCGCCGGAAGCCGCCGCGGTAACGCTGGAGGCCCTGGGTGTGACGGTCATCGGTACCAATTGCGGGCTTGGCGTAGAGGGTATCTACGAGATGCTGGCGCGTATGCGCAGCGTTTGCTCAACGCCTTTGATCGCCCAGCCCAATGCCGGTCTGCCGCAACTGATCGATGGACAGACGGTTTTTAATGCCACCCCGCAAGACATGGTGGTCTACCACCAGCAGTTGCTCGATATCGGTGTGCGGGTCATCGGTGGCTGTTGCGGCACAACGCCGGCCCATATCCGTGCCATGCGCGAAGCGCTACAGGGTACGGAGCAGGACTGGACGCCGCCTGCCCGGCGTTGTCTGTTGTCCAGTCGCACCGGCGTGGTCGAAATCGGCGGGCCAGCGGCTTGCGCCATCATCGGCGAACGGATCAATCCTACCGGCCGTAAAGCTTATGCTCAGGAACTGCGCGAAGCCAAGACCGCTTATATCCGCCGCGAAGCGCAGGCGCAGGTGGCAGCCGGCGCGCACCTGCTCGATGTCAACTGCGGTGCCCCCGGTGTTGACGAGCCCGCCGCCCTGGAACGTGCCGTATTGGCCGTCGAAGGAGTGGCCCAGGTGCCGCTGGTTCTCGACTCCTCGGACCCCGCAGCTTTGGAGCGGGCCCTGAAGGTCGCCGACGGCAAGGTGTTGATCAATTCCGTATCGGGTGAGGAGAAGAGCCTGAAGGGCATTTTGCCCCTGGCCAAAAAGTATGGCGCGGCTGTTATTGCCCTGGCGCTGGACGGATCGGGGATCCCCGAAACCGCCGAGGAACGCCTGGCGGTGGCGCGACGTATCCGCGACGCGGCTCTGGAAGCTGGCCTGGCACCCGAAGATATCGTTGTCGACTGCCTGACCCTGACCGTTTCGGCGGAACAGAAACGGGCCATGGAAACCATTCGCACTCTGCGGCTGGTACGCGACGAACTCGGTCTGCCGACGGCGCTGGGCGTCAGCAATATTTCATTCGGCCTGCCGTGCCGACCGGTTCTCTCCTCGGTGTTTTTCGCCATGGCCCTGGATGCCGGACTGTCGGCGGCCATTATCAATCCCCGTGATGAACGCATGATGGATGCCTACCTGGCGGCCATGGTGCTGCTCGGCAAGGATGTACGGGCCGAAAGCTACATCGCCGCCTATGCCGATGTCAGCGCCGCCCCTGCAGCTGCGGCCCCGCAGGATGCGCCGACGGGTATTCGCGACCGCCTGGCCGCCGCGGTGATCGAGGGGGATAAAGACGGTGTGGTCGCCCTGGTCGAACAGGCGCTGACTGAAGGTTTGGATACGGCGACCATCAGCAACGAAGGGTTGCTCCCCGGTTTGGAAGAGGTGGGGCGCCGATTCGGCGAAAACCGCGTCTTCTTGCCCCAGGTCATGCAATCCGCGGAAACCATGCAGACCGCATTTGGCCGTCTCAAGCAGGAGATGCAAGGTGCATCGGTCGCTTCCCTGGGCCGCATCCTGATGGCGACGGTGGAGGGCGACATTCACGATATCGGTAAGAATATCGTGTGCACGCTGCTGGAAAACCACGGCTTCGAAGTGATCGACCTGGGTAAAAATGTGTCGGCGGACCGCATCGTGGAACAGGCTGTCGAGCTCAAGGTCGATGCGGTGGGACTGTCAGCGTTGATGACCACCACCATCGAGCAAATGCGTGTCACGGTGGATCGTCTGCGGGCTGCCGGGGTCAAGGTTTTCACCATGGTCGGCGGGGCGGTCGTCACGCAGGAGTATGCCGATGAGATCGGCGCCGACATGTATGCGGCGGATGCGCTGGAGGCGGTGGCCAAAGCGAAAAAACTGCTGGCTGCGGAGCATTGA
- a CDS encoding GerMN domain-containing protein: MKSYISRYLIPTLILIVLVAGSIAYYAINREPGTVDNEPGVAEGLPRREVILYFGSQDGFSLVAEAREVTDGDEGTLVAEIVQALREGSRGDLIPVLPAGTVLTGYSEQDGIATLDFNRDLIAAHPGGSMSELLTVYGLVNTLAVNLPHIRKVSILVEGQAVETLKGHVDLRQPLAADFRFAGPSAEDAASTQQENP, from the coding sequence ATGAAAAGTTATATCAGTCGGTATCTGATTCCAACTCTGATTCTGATCGTGCTGGTGGCCGGTTCGATTGCCTACTACGCCATAAACCGGGAGCCGGGAACGGTTGACAATGAGCCCGGGGTGGCTGAGGGCCTGCCGCGCAGGGAAGTGATTCTGTATTTCGGTAGCCAGGACGGTTTCAGCCTGGTGGCCGAAGCGCGTGAAGTTACGGACGGTGATGAGGGGACATTGGTGGCGGAGATCGTTCAGGCTCTTCGTGAGGGGTCCCGTGGCGACTTGATTCCCGTGCTGCCGGCCGGAACTGTCTTGACCGGCTATAGTGAGCAGGACGGCATCGCAACTCTCGACTTCAATAGAGATCTGATTGCCGCTCATCCGGGTGGCAGCATGTCCGAATTGTTGACGGTTTACGGGCTGGTCAATACCCTGGCCGTTAACCTTCCCCATATCCGCAAGGTAAGCATTCTGGTAGAGGGACAGGCGGTGGAAACCCTTAAGGGCCACGTCGACCTGCGTCAGCCGCTTGCCGCCGATTTTCGTTTTGCCGGCCCGTCCGCCGAGGACGCGGCCTCGACCCAACAGGAGAATCCATAG
- the murI gene encoding glutamate racemase translates to MPDRAIGVFDSGVGGLTVLKEIQRLLPGEEVLYLGDTARVPYGTKSPATVRRYALEAASFLTRRRVKMLVVACNTASSVALGDLENRFKLPVIGVIEPGARRAVSVTRTGRIGVIGTEGTIKSGAYTLAIKQLAPDADVVALHCPLFVPLVEEGWLDHPVTRLAAEEYLGSLRHHGIDTLVLGCTHYPLLKPVLQQVLGPQVMLIDSAEETAIAVADRLQQLSHVRPLGEAIPPQFFVTDVPERFQRVGGEFLGCPLPKVEQVSLD, encoded by the coding sequence GTGCCGGATCGGGCGATTGGTGTATTTGACTCCGGGGTCGGAGGCCTTACGGTTCTAAAAGAGATCCAGCGTCTGCTGCCCGGTGAGGAGGTTCTTTACCTGGGGGACACGGCCCGGGTGCCTTACGGCACCAAAAGCCCCGCGACGGTAAGGCGCTACGCCCTGGAGGCCGCCTCCTTTTTGACCCGGCGCAGGGTCAAGATGCTGGTCGTGGCCTGCAATACCGCATCTTCGGTGGCGCTGGGGGATCTGGAAAACCGATTCAAACTGCCGGTCATCGGTGTTATCGAGCCCGGCGCCAGGCGTGCCGTGTCGGTGACGCGCACCGGGCGCATCGGCGTTATCGGCACCGAAGGTACGATTAAAAGCGGAGCCTATACCCTGGCCATCAAACAACTGGCACCCGATGCCGATGTGGTGGCCCTGCATTGCCCGCTGTTTGTGCCGCTGGTGGAGGAAGGTTGGCTCGATCATCCCGTAACCCGACTTGCGGCCGAAGAGTATCTTGGTTCTTTGCGCCATCACGGCATCGATACTCTGGTGCTTGGCTGTACCCACTACCCTTTGCTCAAGCCTGTTTTGCAGCAGGTTCTCGGGCCGCAGGTCATGCTGATCGATTCTGCCGAGGAAACCGCGATTGCGGTGGCCGACCGGTTGCAACAGTTATCGCATGTGCGGCCATTGGGGGAGGCTATCCCTCCGCAGTTTTTTGTCACCGATGTGCCTGAGCGTTTTCAACGGGTCGGTGGGGAGTTTTTGGGTTGTCCACTGCCCAAAGTGGAGCAGGTATCTCTCGATTAG
- a CDS encoding 2-hydroxyacyl-CoA dehydratase family protein: MVGFTTTIPLEIIIAAGKRPVDLNNIFITDPNCHTLIDEAEMAGFPRNCCGWIKGLYSAALHHNIREIIAVTEGDCSNTKALMEVLQLQGITTVPFAYPYDRSRTTLEHEIHKLAQHFDVTPAQADEAWHYLNGIRAHVHEIDRLTWEENRVTGEENHFWQVCTSDMNGDPQSFQQQAKTFLEEARQRQPLPDGLRLAYIGVPPIFTDLYAVTEELGARVVFNETQRQFSMPYRASSLIEQYRHYTYPYDVFVRLDDIEKELSQRRIDGVIHYVQSFCFRQIEDLIVRQRLKHLPILTLEGDRPGPLDARTRIRLEGFVEMVKARRS, encoded by the coding sequence ATGGTCGGATTCACCACTACCATCCCTCTGGAAATCATTATCGCCGCAGGCAAGCGCCCCGTCGATCTGAACAATATTTTCATCACGGACCCCAACTGCCATACCCTCATCGACGAAGCGGAAATGGCCGGGTTCCCGCGCAATTGCTGCGGCTGGATCAAGGGACTCTACAGCGCGGCACTGCACCACAATATCCGTGAAATCATCGCCGTCACCGAAGGCGACTGCTCCAATACCAAAGCCTTAATGGAAGTGTTGCAGCTGCAAGGTATCACGACGGTGCCCTTTGCCTACCCCTACGACAGGTCCCGGACGACGCTCGAGCACGAAATCCATAAACTCGCGCAGCATTTCGATGTCACCCCGGCCCAAGCCGACGAGGCCTGGCACTATCTCAACGGCATCCGCGCGCACGTACACGAAATCGACCGCCTGACCTGGGAGGAAAATCGCGTTACAGGCGAGGAAAACCACTTCTGGCAGGTCTGCACCTCCGACATGAACGGCGACCCTCAAAGTTTCCAACAACAGGCGAAAACCTTCCTGGAAGAGGCGCGTCAGCGTCAACCGCTGCCGGACGGTCTGCGACTGGCATACATCGGCGTGCCGCCGATTTTCACCGACCTCTACGCGGTTACTGAGGAACTTGGCGCACGCGTGGTTTTCAACGAAACGCAACGGCAGTTTTCCATGCCCTACCGGGCTTCGTCGTTAATCGAGCAATATCGGCACTATACCTATCCGTACGATGTCTTCGTGCGCCTTGACGATATCGAAAAAGAACTCAGCCAGCGCCGCATCGACGGCGTTATCCACTATGTGCAATCGTTCTGTTTCCGTCAGATCGAGGATCTTATCGTACGTCAGCGCTTAAAACATCTGCCCATCCTCACCCTCGAAGGAGACCGTCCCGGGCCCCTCGATGCACGCACCCGCATCCGCCTGGAAGGCTTCGTGGAGATGGTTAAAGCGAGGCGCTCATGA
- a CDS encoding acyl-CoA dehydratase activase produces the protein MTGIGIDLGSRQVKFAALDGQNIAWLKSYDTIPFYKRYASRCDDRLLLAYEDLGLLTPEQWQSTPLTATGYGRNTINLSGANVIPEIQAHIAGARFQTGLETFTLLDLGGQDSKVARLEDGILIDFLMNDKCAASSGRYLENMAKVLDISLEELARHHQNPVALDATCGIFGESELIGKIIEGHSLEALCAGVNQTLIKRVAPMLARFAQDTIVLTGGVAKNHAFVALLRQFSSAEIVIPPHPQHNGAIGCAFLAGREQK, from the coding sequence ATGACCGGTATCGGCATCGACTTGGGTAGTCGCCAGGTTAAATTCGCAGCCCTCGACGGGCAAAACATTGCCTGGCTGAAAAGCTACGACACGATCCCCTTCTACAAACGATACGCCAGCCGCTGTGACGACCGCCTGCTGCTGGCCTATGAGGATTTGGGCCTGCTGACTCCGGAACAATGGCAGAGCACCCCCCTTACCGCCACCGGGTACGGCCGTAACACCATTAACCTGAGCGGCGCCAACGTCATTCCCGAAATTCAGGCGCACATTGCCGGCGCGCGTTTTCAAACCGGACTGGAGACTTTCACACTGCTCGACCTGGGGGGACAGGACAGCAAGGTGGCGCGACTGGAAGACGGCATCCTCATCGACTTCCTGATGAACGACAAATGCGCCGCCTCCTCGGGACGCTATCTGGAAAACATGGCCAAGGTCCTCGACATCTCACTCGAAGAACTGGCCCGTCACCACCAAAACCCCGTGGCCCTCGATGCCACCTGCGGCATCTTCGGCGAAAGCGAGCTGATCGGCAAGATCATCGAAGGCCACTCGCTCGAGGCCCTGTGCGCGGGTGTCAACCAGACCCTGATCAAGCGGGTCGCACCGATGCTGGCCCGCTTTGCCCAGGACACCATCGTGCTTACCGGCGGCGTGGCCAAAAACCACGCCTTCGTCGCCCTGCTGCGCCAGTTCAGTTCGGCCGAGATCGTCATCCCGCCGCACCCCCAGCATAACGGCGCCATCGGCTGCGCCTTTCTGGCCGGACGCGAGCAAAAATAA